From the genome of Methanococcoides methylutens, one region includes:
- a CDS encoding pentapeptide repeat-containing protein, whose product MQYQNKEFEAETFKDTDLRDASFKNSRFIDCVFENCNLSNVDLDNTKLQDVRFRNCKIQGLDFSKCNDFILTFGFEDSFLSLSIFSDLNLENTDFINCQVHDCDFLNTNLTKANFENSDLKKSLIQNANLSLTSFRNAKNYDIDPNNNFLKKTKFSIPEVISLLNIYDIELE is encoded by the coding sequence ATGCAGTACCAGAACAAAGAATTTGAAGCGGAAACCTTTAAGGATACCGACCTTAGGGACGCATCTTTCAAAAATTCAAGGTTTATTGATTGTGTTTTTGAGAACTGCAATTTATCAAACGTCGATCTGGACAACACAAAATTGCAGGATGTTAGATTCAGGAACTGCAAAATTCAGGGACTGGATTTTTCAAAATGTAATGATTTCATACTCACTTTTGGATTTGAAGACTCTTTTCTTTCACTGTCGATCTTTTCCGATCTGAATTTGGAAAATACGGATTTTATCAATTGTCAGGTACATGATTGTGATTTTCTGAATACCAACCTTACAAAAGCGAATTTTGAAAATTCCGATCTTAAGAAAAGTCTCATTCAGAATGCGAACCTGAGCTTAACGTCGTTCAGGAATGCAAAAAACTATGATATAGACCCAAATAACAATTTCCTGAAAAAGACAAAATTTTCTATCCCGGAAGTTATCTCCCTGTTAAATATTTATGACATTGAGCTGGAATGA
- a CDS encoding cupin domain-containing protein, with the protein MDKGFSKDLSELMQFPSEGIFSTVLAKAEDYNYTLMCLAAGTNIDEHTSTKTGVVQVLKGKGIFRLFDNDIEMKEGTFIFMPANAPHSLHADEDLAILLCLTK; encoded by the coding sequence ATGGATAAAGGATTCTCAAAAGATCTTAGTGAATTGATGCAATTCCCTTCAGAGGGAATTTTCAGTACAGTTCTGGCAAAAGCTGAAGACTATAACTATACCCTGATGTGCCTTGCTGCCGGAACGAACATTGACGAGCATACTTCTACGAAAACAGGAGTTGTTCAGGTCTTGAAAGGAAAAGGTATTTTCAGGCTGTTCGATAATGACATAGAGATGAAAGAAGGGACCTTCATTTTCATGCCAGCAAATGCACCTCATTCTCTTCACGCGGATGAGGACCTGGCAATATTGCTATGTCTCACAAAGTGA
- a CDS encoding HEAT repeat domain-containing protein: MIESLIQNTGHPDAFVRVDAVKSLVGIGEPAVDTLIQSLNEENPKIRENSAAALGKIGDERAVQPLINLLGDENNEVQRAAEFALCDIGDQAVEPLVDAISDPNANWAVRLNGIRVLETIGDERAVGPLIEMLGGADAVDAAAALGSIGESAVEPLIDVLGDEDPHVRAYAARALGGTGDSRAVGPVIELLNDENENVRANAAMALGKLDDRRAIEPLTKSLDDSSDRVRILARSAIDDIERQVSSSKVMTFYGEGREFYTEDERRSWLDELESMRNIRDDMEKYMHPDGPVISYGQGYDGYISVTFLEGSEVNDSLMDEIYGVIDKKAVENGIDDIPVKFEFEEMPVLDEAPSEALIEEDIETPNTPGFTILSLIMALFIVFNKQK; this comes from the coding sequence ATGATCGAATCATTGATACAGAATACGGGACATCCGGACGCATTTGTCAGAGTTGATGCGGTGAAAAGTCTTGTTGGGATAGGAGAGCCTGCAGTAGATACTCTGATCCAGTCACTGAATGAAGAAAACCCTAAGATCCGGGAAAATTCAGCAGCTGCTCTTGGGAAAATAGGAGATGAAAGAGCAGTACAACCTCTCATTAATTTGCTGGGTGACGAAAACAATGAGGTCCAGCGTGCTGCAGAATTTGCTCTTTGTGATATCGGGGACCAAGCAGTGGAGCCACTGGTTGATGCTATAAGTGATCCTAATGCAAATTGGGCTGTCCGGTTGAATGGAATACGTGTTCTTGAAACAATAGGGGATGAGAGGGCAGTAGGTCCACTGATCGAGATGCTTGGAGGTGCGGACGCCGTAGATGCTGCTGCAGCTTTAGGTAGTATCGGTGAATCAGCAGTTGAACCCCTTATCGATGTTTTAGGGGATGAAGATCCACACGTGCGGGCATATGCTGCCAGAGCTCTGGGTGGAACAGGTGATTCGCGGGCAGTTGGACCTGTTATTGAACTTCTCAACGATGAAAATGAGAATGTGAGAGCCAACGCTGCAATGGCACTTGGTAAGCTTGATGACAGAAGAGCGATCGAACCACTCACAAAATCTCTGGATGATAGTTCAGATAGGGTGCGTATTCTTGCAAGATCAGCAATCGATGATATTGAAAGACAGGTTAGCAGTTCTAAAGTTATGACCTTCTACGGAGAGGGAAGGGAGTTCTATACAGAAGACGAAAGGCGAAGCTGGCTTGATGAACTTGAAAGTATGAGGAACATAAGAGACGATATGGAGAAATACATGCATCCGGATGGTCCTGTTATTTCCTATGGACAGGGGTATGATGGCTATATATCAGTCACATTCCTGGAAGGTTCTGAGGTCAATGATTCTTTGATGGATGAAATTTATGGGGTAATTGACAAGAAAGCTGTTGAGAATGGTATCGATGATATACCTGTGAAATTCGAATTTGAGGAGATGCCCGTGCTAGATGAAGCACCGTCTGAAGCTCTCATAGAAGAGGACATTGAGACTCCCAATACGCCAGGTTTTACAATTCTTTCACTTATAATGGCACTTTTTATCGTATTTAATAAGCAAAAGTGA
- the ablB gene encoding putative beta-lysine N-acetyltransferase, with product MDSIGKIGNSIIQHGSYNDRIYLMKLDPADMPSLLDEMDALAEREGYSKIFTKAPSSFRELFSDHDYLCEASIPRYYDGDDAVIMSKFLDDKRSINSLNDIHEDVIKTALSKERGLNSRLPSGYSIRKCGKQDIEQMAEVYQKTFDTYPFPIHDPEYLIKTMEDNVVYFGVFRDEKAVALSSAEIDFDNSAVEMTDFATLADFRGKGLSSHLLMRMAEEMKAMGIRTAFTIARASSYGMNIVFAKCGYEYCGRLVNNTNISGNIESMNIWHLDLGSD from the coding sequence ATGGATTCCATTGGGAAAATAGGCAATTCAATCATTCAGCACGGCAGTTATAACGACCGGATCTATCTTATGAAACTGGATCCGGCAGACATGCCTTCACTTCTGGATGAAATGGATGCCCTTGCAGAAAGGGAAGGTTATTCCAAGATATTCACAAAGGCTCCGAGTTCTTTCAGGGAACTTTTTAGTGATCACGACTATCTGTGTGAAGCATCTATCCCGCGATATTACGATGGAGATGATGCTGTCATCATGAGCAAGTTCCTTGATGACAAAAGAAGCATCAACTCTCTGAATGATATCCATGAGGATGTCATAAAGACAGCTCTGTCTAAAGAAAGAGGCCTGAATTCCAGACTTCCATCCGGATATTCAATAAGGAAATGCGGGAAGCAGGATATTGAACAGATGGCTGAAGTCTACCAGAAGACGTTCGATACCTATCCTTTCCCTATACATGATCCGGAATACCTGATAAAGACAATGGAAGATAACGTTGTATATTTCGGTGTTTTCAGGGACGAAAAAGCAGTTGCACTTTCCTCTGCTGAAATAGACTTTGATAATTCAGCCGTTGAAATGACCGATTTTGCAACATTGGCCGATTTCCGTGGAAAGGGCCTATCCTCACATCTGCTTATGAGAATGGCAGAAGAGATGAAAGCAATGGGAATCAGGACCGCATTTACCATTGCAAGGGCAAGCTCTTACGGAATGAACATCGTGTTTGCAAAATGCGGTTATGAGTATTGCGGAAGACTTGTGAACAATACCAACATTTCAGGCAACATCGAAAGCATGAATATATGGCATCTTGATCTTGGATCAGATTGA
- the kamA gene encoding lysine 2,3-aminomutase: MEKYSKQQKEIATMIDSDDFLDKWKDWNWQLKHSIQDIETFEKLLGISFEPSEKAKLEETLEKFPLSITPYYLSLIDSDDFRNDPIFLQAFPSPEELSVSDEELEDPLSEDTDSPVEGITHRYPDRVLFHISNVCSMYCRHCTRKRKVGDIDCIPGKDKVLKGIEYIRNTPQIRDVLLSGGDPLMLSDDYLDWILTEISSIPHVEVIRIGSRMPVVLPYRITDELVDVLKKHHPVWLNTHFNHPREVTASSRRALRKLADAGIPLGNQTVLLAGVNDCQRIIKKLVHKLVQNRVRPYYLYQCDLSEGLSHFRTPIGKGIEIMENLIGHTSGFAVPTYVIDAPHGGGKIPVMPNYIISWSTNRVILRNYEGVITTYKEPESYKQVYCDRKCDDCYLQLKLDDATEYKGVGIAKLLADHDDTTSLVPEDNARMERRA, encoded by the coding sequence ATGGAAAAATACAGTAAGCAACAAAAAGAAATAGCAACAATGATCGATTCTGATGACTTTCTGGACAAATGGAAAGATTGGAATTGGCAGTTAAAACATTCTATTCAGGACATTGAGACTTTCGAGAAACTTCTCGGAATAAGTTTTGAACCTTCTGAAAAAGCAAAGCTCGAAGAAACCCTTGAAAAGTTCCCTTTGTCAATCACTCCTTATTACTTATCACTGATCGACTCTGATGATTTCAGGAACGACCCTATCTTTCTCCAGGCTTTCCCTTCACCTGAAGAATTAAGTGTGTCAGATGAGGAACTTGAGGACCCTCTTTCAGAAGATACAGATAGCCCCGTTGAGGGCATAACCCACAGATATCCTGACAGGGTACTTTTCCACATAAGCAATGTATGTTCGATGTATTGCCGCCATTGCACACGTAAAAGAAAAGTTGGGGACATTGATTGTATCCCCGGAAAAGATAAGGTACTCAAAGGTATCGAATACATCAGGAATACTCCACAAATAAGAGATGTGTTACTTTCTGGTGGTGATCCTTTGATGCTGTCTGATGATTACCTGGACTGGATACTTACTGAGATCAGTAGCATTCCTCATGTAGAAGTGATCCGTATAGGCAGCAGGATGCCTGTAGTACTTCCATATCGTATCACAGATGAACTTGTAGATGTACTGAAAAAGCATCATCCTGTCTGGTTGAACACACATTTCAACCACCCACGTGAGGTAACAGCCTCTTCCAGAAGAGCACTTCGAAAGCTTGCAGACGCTGGCATTCCTCTTGGAAATCAGACGGTATTGCTTGCAGGCGTGAATGACTGCCAGAGGATCATAAAGAAGCTGGTCCATAAGCTGGTCCAGAATCGTGTTCGTCCGTACTACCTGTACCAATGTGACCTTTCCGAAGGACTATCACATTTCAGGACACCTATAGGAAAGGGAATTGAGATCATGGAGAACCTGATCGGTCATACGAGTGGCTTTGCAGTTCCTACCTATGTCATTGATGCTCCTCATGGAGGAGGGAAGATACCGGTCATGCCTAATTATATCATCTCATGGTCAACGAATCGCGTTATCCTCCGTAATTATGAAGGTGTGATTACAACCTATAAGGAACCGGAGTCATACAAACAGGTGTATTGTGACCGCAAGTGTGATGACTGCTATCTCCAGCTTAAGCTTGATGATGCTACTGAATACAAAGGAGTCGGAATTGCCAAACTGCTTGCAGACCATGACGACACCACCAGTCTTGTTCCTGAAGATAATGCAAGGATGGAGAGAAGGGCTTAA